TGTCAAGCAATGCAAAGGATTTTAAAGGAACGCCAAAGTCAGGTGCATTCTAGAATACAAAATGCTAAGTTGAATATATAACCTCAACGGTGTTAGGAGGAACTCTCTGCAATCAGCATCACGCCAAACAGAATCAGAACGAATGCACTGGCTGGTGAATCTCATAAATCGTTTGCATCTCGAACCGGATAAAATCCAACACAGAGCAAACCCATAAGCAGTACATTAAAATTGTTCAAAATTTGTTTTGGCGGTAGTGAAAGACTTACCGCGACCTCTTTTCATACAAAACAAATTCACGTCAAATATATCAGTGGGAGAGTTTACATGAAGCTTGTCATCCACGGCAAAAATATTGAAATCACCGATGCTATTCGGGAGTATGTACATCAAAAAATTGAAAAAGCCGTTAGTCACTTTCAGAACATCACCAATGAAGTGGATGTGCATCTGAGTGTCGCCCGTAATCCTCGAATCACCACCAAGCAAGCGGCGGAAGTCACCATTTTTGCAAATGGTAGTGTTATCCGTGCGGAGGAAAGCAGCGAAAATTTATACGCCAGTATTGATTTAGTAGCAGATAAAATTGCCCGTCAACTGCGTAAATATAAGGAAAGACTTCAAGATCAGAAAACTAATGCTCCACCCACAAATCAAGTATTAGTTCCCGAACCAGTAGCGGCGGATTTAATAGGCGATCGCACCCCCGAATTACCAAATGAGGTTGTCCGTACAAAATATTTTTCCATGCCACCCATGACCGTTGCAGAAGCCACAGAACAGCTGCAACTAGTGGGACACGACTTTTATATGTTCCACAATGCTGAAACTGGCGAAATCAATGTGATTTACGAACGTAACCACGGCGGTTACGGAGTAATCCAACCCCGCCATAATAACGGACACACCAACGGCAAAAACGGTAATTCCGCCCAGGCTGTATCCGAAAAAGCCCACTCCCATAAGTAGAGGCAAGGGGGCAGGGGGCAGGGAGCAGGGGGGAGAATTAAAGATCCTCATCTCCTGTAGGGGCGGTTCCCGGATACCACGAAGAAGTGGCATCTTTGCCCTCCCCCACGGATATGACTAACGCTCTTTTATGACTCTGATGAAAGAAAAAAGAGTAGGTTGGGTTGAAGCCTTGTGTAGGCGTAGCCTTCTCGTAGAGTAACCCAACCAAACCAAGGATTGCCTGCGTCTACTCCACCTCAACTAAGCCCAAACCCCTCTCTAGCTCCCCTCTCTAACTCCCCTCTCTAACTCCCCTCTCTAACTCCCCTCTTTAGCTCCCCTCTCCTTACCAAGGAGAGGGGCTGGGGGTGAGGTTCTTTTACACCGCCAACTGTTGCAAAGTCTTCAGCGCTTCCTCAACGTGACCCTTAAAATTCAACATTGAATCAAACACATACTGCACAACGCCCTCTTTGTCAATGACATAAGTCACACGACCAGGGACAAAACCAAACATTGCAGTTGCGCCGTATTGCTTCCGTACTTTGTCGCCTTGATCACTCAACAGCGTAAAAGGTAAATTGTACTTCTGTGCAAATTTCTGGTGAGACTCGTTAGAATCTCCGCTAACGCCAATCACTTCCGCACCAGCAGTTTTAAACACTTCGTATTGATCCCGAAAAGCACAAGATTCAGCTGTACATCCTGGGGTATCATCCTTGGGATAAAAGTATAAAACCACAGCTTTTTGACCACGAAAAGCGCTGAGGCTAACTGTGGAACCATTTTGGGCGCAAAGAGAGAAATCAGGCGCAGTATCACCAACTTTAACAGACATATTATTTCTTACCGATTTTATTAAGAATCCATCTCTGCTAATTCTAACCACCGTTCTGTCGCCGTATCAATCGAATGCTTGAGATTTTCCACTTGTTCATAGAGTTTCTGAACTTGAGTGTAATTCCCAGCAGAGACATTTACCAAAGCTTTTTCCACTGTGGCTTTCTCAGTTTCCAACTTGGCAATTTTTCCTTCCAACTCCTCAAATTCCCGCTTTTCCCAGTTTGATAGTCTGCGGCGCTTTTTATTGTCGCTGTCTGAAGACGAAGCTGCAACTTTTACATCTTCCTGGGGTTTTTCCTTCGTATTAGCTGCTTGTTGCTGTTTTGCTTCTTCCTCCTCAGCCTTCTTGTAATCTAGATAAATTGAGTAATTACCTGGATATTTCCGCAGATTCCCGCCCTCTTCCAAGGAAAAAATAGTATCTACAGTCCGATCTAAAAAGTAGCGATCGTGAGAAACTGCAATTACACAACCAGGAAAATCTTCTAAATAATCCTCTAAAACCGCCAATGTCTGCACATCTAAATCATTGGTAGGTTCATCTAAAATCAACACATTAGGCGCACCAATCAGAATCCGCAATAAAAACAAACGGCGTTTTTCCCCACCAGATAATTTATTAATTGGCGCATACTGCTGGTTTCCGGGAAACAGAAACCGTTCTAACATTTGAGAAGCAGAAATTTGAGTTCCATCAGAGACTTTGACAAATTCGCCTTCTTCTTTAATGTAGTCAATCACGCGCTGATTTTCGTCTACGGCTGAAAGTAACTCTTCCGAATGCTGGTCAAAATAGCCGATGTGAATTGTCGTCCCAATATCCACAATACCGGAATCTGGTTGAATACGTTTGGTAATCATATCCATTAAAGTAGATTTACCAGTTCCATTCCCGCCAATAATTCCAATGCGGTCTTCAGGACTAAATTCGTAGGTGAAATCTTTAATTAAAGTCCGTCCATCATAGCCTTTAGAAATGTTATTTAATTCAATAACTTTTTTACCAATACGACGGCTAACTGTGGAAATATCAACTTTCCCCTGAACTTGTTTAAACTCAGTCTCCCGCAAACTTTCAACGCGTTGAATTCGGGCTTTTTGTTTGGTACTTCTGGCTTTTGGTCCCCGGCTTAACCATTCTAATTCTCGGCGTAATATACCTTTGTGTTTGCGTTGGCTACTAATTGCCGATTCTTCAGCTAAAGCTTTCTTTTCCAGGTAATATGAATAATTACCGGAATAAGTGTAAATATCGCCTCGGTCGATTTCAATAATTCGGTTTGTAACTTGGTCAAGAAAATAGCGGTCGTGAGTTATCAGCAAAAGTGCGCCCCGAAAGCGATTTAAATAACTTTGCAGCCATTCCACAGACAGCGCATCCAGATGGTTTGTCGGTTCATCCATCAATAAAACATCTGGTTCTGATAGTAAAGCTGTTGCTAAAGCGATGCGCTTGCGATAGCCTCCTGACAAAGTACCAATAACCGCATCAAAATCAGAAATGCCTAACTTAGTTAAGATAATTTTGGCGTTGGTTTCCAGTTCCCAAGCGCCAGCAGTTTCCATGCGTTGCATTACCCCAGACAAGCGGGACATCAATTGACTATCTTCTGGATGATGAACCAATTTATGAGATAATTCTTCATACTCACGTACCAAAGCCAGATGTTCACCACTATCCGCAAAAATTTGCTCTAAAACTGTGTGATTTTCATCTAAATCTGGCTGCTGCGGTAAGTAAATTACTTTTGCACCAGAACTAAAGGTAATTTGTCCACTATCAATTGATTCTAATCCGGCAATCATTTTTAATAAAGTTGACTTACCAGAACCGTTAGTCCCAATTAAGCCAACTTTATCAGTAGCATCTAAACTAAAACTGGCATCTCGTAAAAGTTCTTTGATGCCAAAATCTTTTTTAACTGATTGTAATGTAATAATACTCATAAAAATTAGTCATTGGTCATTGGTCATTAGTCAGTATCTGTAGAACATCTAGTTTTACCAAGATGGGAACATTCCCAGGGGTTTATCCTCCTGTGTAAGTTACAATCTCGTGAGTAAATTTAACTTACACATTTGGAATGCTTCCTGCAACAGTGGCAAATTCTACACAAATAAATCCAGGGGTAAATGTCCATACATTTCGTTGATTCCCCCCTCATTATAAGATTGGCAAGAAATTAATACACCCCGATGATGTCCGGCATAAGCATCCAGATAACATAACCCATTCTTGCCATTTAATTTGATATAAACAGGCCCTTCGGGTGTGGCTAAATCAGTGGGGACTTCATAGCCAAAAGCATGAGAATAAGTCCTCATCGCCAGTATCCCATCTTCGGCGGTATCAGCACAAATCCCTAATATTTGGTAATCTGAAATACTAGCTACCAAAGTTAAAGCCCGACGCACCAAGGCTTTTTCTGAGGGTTTGAGAATGGGTGCGATGTCTAAGCAGTTGAATTTATGCAGGATTTTTGTAGCTTCTGAGATGGTCAGGTTTTGGTGATTTGGTGTCGTCATAAATCAATTTATGATTTTCTGGGTTTGGCTGTGGTATCTGAGGTGGGTTATCCCCACCCCATTTTGATTATTTACTCAAATTACGGTTGATTGTATTCGGGATTTCCTAAGTTGAAAAGGAATGGCACACCGCCTTGAGATTCACCACCCATAACGAGGACTCTAGGCATCTGAGAGCCGCCATTTCTCCAAGCTTCAATTGCTTCTTTTTGCAGAACTAACTGCCCACCTTGGGCTTTGAGAGTCTCTGCTAAGAGTTTTTGGGCTTCGGCTCTACCCTTGGCGCGATTCACATCCGCCTGAGCTTGTTGTTCGGCTTCCCTGGCTATATAAACAGCTCTTTGCGCTCGCTGTTCAGCTATTTGTTTTTCTTCTACAGCTTTGGCAAATTCTGGCGAGAAATTCAAGTCAACTACGCTAGTATCTAGCACAATTATCCCATATTTAGCCAAGCGATTGCCCAAAGCAAAATCAAAGTCGTCTTTTAATTCACTCCTTTTGGTAATTGCTTCTTCGACTGTTCTTCTCGCCGCAGCGATTTTAAATGCTTCCTGTGTCTGAGGAGCAATGATTTTTGAGACAATATTTGCTAAAGTTCCTTGCTTCCGTCTCACCTCAACTACCTGTGTGGGGTCAAGGCGAAAGTTAATGGCAAATCTTGCTGATAAATTTTGCAAGTCCTTAGTAGAACTTTCGGCTGGGACTTCAAATTTTTGTACCGTCAAATCATACACATCAACTACCGACACAAGGGGTGGTTTAATGTGAATGCCTTCTAGTAGCGCACCATCTCTAGCTTTACCTAAGATGCTGATGACTCCTGCTTGTCCTGGGTTGAGAATTACAAAGGAATTTAGTCCGACGAGGACAATAAGTGCTAACACAATTCCAAAAACTGTGGTTTGCCAATTCCCAAATTGCTGACTTTTCAAGGTTCTATCTCCTTTTGCATCTTTAGGCAACTCCAGTTCTATGGTGACACGTCCTCGGTAAAAAGAGGCAGGGGGGCAGGGAGCAGGGAGCAGGGGAGAAGACGCAGGGGAAAAGATGCAGGGGGGCAGGGAGCAGGGAGCAGGGGAGAAGACGCAGGGGAAAAGATGCAGGGGGGCAGGGAGCAGGGAGCAGGGGAGAAGACGCAGGGGAAAAGAGGCAGGGGGGCAGGGAGCAGGGAGCAGGGGAGAAGACGCAGGGGAAAAGATGCAGGGGGGCAGGGAGCAGGGAGCAGGGGAGAAGACGCAGGGGAAAAGATGCAGGGGGGCAGGGAGCAGGGAGCAGGGGAGAAGACGCAGGGGAAAAGATGCAGGGGGGCAGGGAGCAGGGAGCAGGGGAGAAGACGCAGGGGAAAAGATGCAGGGGGGCAGGGAGCAGGGAGCAGGGGAGAAGACGCAGGGGAAAAGATGCAGGGGGGCAGGGAGCAGGGAGCAGGGGAGAAGACGCAGGGGAAAAGAGGCAGGGGGGCAGGGAGCAGGGAGCAGGGGAGAAGACGCAGGGGAAAAGATGCAGGGGGGCAGGGAGCAGGGAGCAGGGGAGAAGACGCAGGGGAAAAGATGCAGGGGGGCAGGGAGCAGGGAGCAGGGGAGAAGACGCAGGGGAAAAGAGGCAGGGGGGCAGGGAGCAGGGAGCAGGGGAGAAGACGCAGGGGAAAAGATGCAGGGGGGCAGGGAGCAGGGAGCAGGGGAGAAGACGCAGGGGAAAAGATGCAGGGGGGCANNNNNNNNNNNNNNNNNNNNNNNNNNNNNNNNNNNNNNNNNNNNNNNNNNNNNNNNNNNNATTTTATAACGAATTTGATTTAGTTATTTATGATACACCTCCCGCATCTGGACTAGCTGACGCTACTTTAATAGGCTCCCAAACAGATGGACTTTTGATAGTAGCAAGGATAGATAAAACAGATCGTTCTGTGTTTGAGCGAGCAGTAGCTGATCTGAAACTAGCGCCTATTAATATTTTAGGTATAGTTGCTAATGGACAGAAAGGTAATTTCAGAAATTATTATTATTATCAAGCATCATCAGTAAAGTCCCCACGCTTTAGTTTCGGTAGATAGCAAAAGTTAAAATTCCCGATTTTAAGCCTGGGGTGAGCAAGTCCTAAGTTGACAATTTTATAGACAAAACTATACTTATATTGACAAAAATCAATATATATTTTAGGAAAAAATCAACTACTTGATATATAATACGGTGATATCAAGTATTGAATTGAGACTATTGCCGACGCGAAAACCAAGCAATGATGGTGGTAGTCTTTTTCAGAAACTTAATTGGAACACAATCGCGTCTGGCTAAGGCGTGAAAGTCTACTGAGGGATAACTGCTCCCATGCTCCCGTTGAAGTAGAAAGTAAAGTCTAGTTTTGTCTAGGTTTTATATAGCAGTCAACTGTTGTTAAGGGAACACCAAAAAATAAATTACCCAAAAATTGTAGTCGGGGAAAGCGATCGCTTAACCCACCTTAAATTGAAGGATAATGGTGGGTTACGGACTACCGTCCTAACTCCGACTACAAATTGGGGATTTTTTTGTTTTGAAGTCCCTAATTTTGTCATATTCTCGCAATTTTAAGATTATAGTTGTAAAATACTGATAATATGTTTTGGTAATGCGACTTTTCTTAGTTACTATCGGCTACGCCTGCAATTGCTGTGTGAGCCTAGAATCCACCGAATTATCTTCGTGGAAGTATGTCAAATAACTTAATATTATGCACTTTAGCTAGGTGCTATGAATTAAATGTATACCTATGAGATGCAACCTATCTAGCGCTCAAGCGCGTCGACTTCGGAAGTCTTGCCCACGAGCTTAATTAGCAGCATTTCCGTAAAATTACTAGATTACAAGAGAATATTTTACACAAACAGTATACAATGTTACAAAAAACAAATTTTACAGAAGGACTGTTTTGATGGATAAAATACAAAAAAATAAAAATATTAATGGTAGTGATATTTATCCAGTTGTTAGTGTGAACTATGCTTACTGGAAATTAGGGACAACCTTGATCAGTTTGCTTCTGCCGTTAACAGTTTTTTCTATCCAATCAGCAGTGGCTGCGGATAATGTTGTTTCTGAAAATCAAGAGCCTGAATTGAGTGCGTCTCAAAAAGTGAAAGCATCTTCTATAGTATCTGCACTTAATTCACAGAAAAATATCAGCTTACGCCAAAGATTGTTAGGACATAACAAAAGTAATGCTGTTCTGGCAATCAATGGTGTCAATATTAGTGACAGTTTGACTGCTAACGTTAAACCGAAAACATTCAATAGTTTTTTGGCTATAGACAATTTTTTTCTGGAATCTCAAGACAAATTACAAAGCAATGATAATTTAGAGAAAGATTTATTTGCTAATGCAATTAGTAATTCTGATTTTGATTTAAAAGACCCAGCAAAAGAGCAAACTGATTTATTTCAGGATAAACGACCCCAAACTATCGGACAAATAAATTCTTCATCACCGGTGGGTGACACTTTTGGCGAGACGAATAAATTACGCCAAGAACTTTTAATTGAACCCCTCGTTAGCCCAGGGGAACCTCCAAAAGCTGCCCCTGGTTCAACAGCTGGTACTCCTTCGGCTTATGGTGCAGGTTCCGGGCAAGCCTATATTGGCGGTGGTTTATTTTTCCCTCTAGATCAAGATAAAGGTCAGAACGATGGTTCTTTGTATGTTGGTTTTGGGTTGGGAAATCCGGTTGATTCTGTGGGATTGGAAGTTAATATCGATATTATCAGTGTGGGAGGTGGTGTAGGTTTTGATTTTGGTGATAGCGGCGGTGTAGGTTTTAAGTTGCACAAATATTTGGGGGATGGTACAGCCGTAGCTGTTGGTTGGTCAAATCCGATTAAATGGGGAGAGGCTAGAGAGGCTAAAGATACTGTCTATGGAGTAGTTACTAAGTCATTTGCACTGCAACCAGATAACCCTGAGAACAAGTTACCTTTAACAATTTCTCTAGGTCTTGGTACTGGTGATTTTAGTTCTAAAGGAGCAATCGAGGCAGATGAAAATACTGTAAATCTTTTTGGTGGCTTAGGTTTGAGAGTTTTGCCTCAA
The window above is part of the Nodularia spumigena CCY9414 genome. Proteins encoded here:
- the hpf gene encoding ribosome hibernation-promoting factor, HPF/YfiA family, whose product is MKLVIHGKNIEITDAIREYVHQKIEKAVSHFQNITNEVDVHLSVARNPRITTKQAAEVTIFANGSVIRAEESSENLYASIDLVADKIARQLRKYKERLQDQKTNAPPTNQVLVPEPVAADLIGDRTPELPNEVVRTKYFSMPPMTVAEATEQLQLVGHDFYMFHNAETGEINVIYERNHGGYGVIQPRHNNGHTNGKNGNSAQAVSEKAHSHK
- a CDS encoding peroxiredoxin, which produces MSVKVGDTAPDFSLCAQNGSTVSLSAFRGQKAVVLYFYPKDDTPGCTAESCAFRDQYEVFKTAGAEVIGVSGDSNESHQKFAQKYNLPFTLLSDQGDKVRKQYGATAMFGFVPGRVTYVIDKEGVVQYVFDSMLNFKGHVEEALKTLQQLAV
- a CDS encoding ATP-binding cassette domain-containing protein encodes the protein MSIITLQSVKKDFGIKELLRDASFSLDATDKVGLIGTNGSGKSTLLKMIAGLESIDSGQITFSSGAKVIYLPQQPDLDENHTVLEQIFADSGEHLALVREYEELSHKLVHHPEDSQLMSRLSGVMQRMETAGAWELETNAKIILTKLGISDFDAVIGTLSGGYRKRIALATALLSEPDVLLMDEPTNHLDALSVEWLQSYLNRFRGALLLITHDRYFLDQVTNRIIEIDRGDIYTYSGNYSYYLEKKALAEESAISSQRKHKGILRRELEWLSRGPKARSTKQKARIQRVESLRETEFKQVQGKVDISTVSRRIGKKVIELNNISKGYDGRTLIKDFTYEFSPEDRIGIIGGNGTGKSTLMDMITKRIQPDSGIVDIGTTIHIGYFDQHSEELLSAVDENQRVIDYIKEEGEFVKVSDGTQISASQMLERFLFPGNQQYAPINKLSGGEKRRLFLLRILIGAPNVLILDEPTNDLDVQTLAVLEDYLEDFPGCVIAVSHDRYFLDRTVDTIFSLEEGGNLRKYPGNYSIYLDYKKAEEEEAKQQQAANTKEKPQEDVKVAASSSDSDNKKRRRLSNWEKREFEELEGKIAKLETEKATVEKALVNVSAGNYTQVQKLYEQVENLKHSIDTATERWLELAEMDS
- a CDS encoding DUF1824 family protein, translated to MTTPNHQNLTISEATKILHKFNCLDIAPILKPSEKALVRRALTLVASISDYQILGICADTAEDGILAMRTYSHAFGYEVPTDLATPEGPVYIKLNGKNGLCYLDAYAGHHRGVLISCQSYNEGGINEMYGHLPLDLFV
- a CDS encoding prohibitin family protein, whose translation is MKSQQFGNWQTTVFGIVLALIVLVGLNSFVILNPGQAGVISILGKARDGALLEGIHIKPPLVSVVDVYDLTVQKFEVPAESSTKDLQNLSARFAINFRLDPTQVVEVRRKQGTLANIVSKIIAPQTQEAFKIAAARRTVEEAITKRSELKDDFDFALGNRLAKYGIIVLDTSVVDLNFSPEFAKAVEEKQIAEQRAQRAVYIAREAEQQAQADVNRAKGRAEAQKLLAETLKAQGGQLVLQKEAIEAWRNGGSQMPRVLVMGGESQGGVPFLFNLGNPEYNQP